One stretch of Ictalurus punctatus breed USDA103 chromosome 5, Coco_2.0, whole genome shotgun sequence DNA includes these proteins:
- the LOC108264944 gene encoding NACHT, LRR and PYD domains-containing protein 12 isoform X1 — MVTSLEKNNTWVRKCFLSAQFGAPLLRNFPLLSAFSSVFSENKRPRSKNTVRIICPAGIWRRNMGSTTSVPENQDESVMEGKRSDSPEPSCASENSDASMEPPATFRAGHMSAYPIVMEGKRSDSPEPSCVSENSDASMEPPATFRAGHMSAYPIVMEGMRSDSPEPSCVSFKSGWSMEPPPTFGTGHRSAYLRLRGCNLSEESCRALSSVLSSTSSRLRELDLSYNKLQDSGVKLLSAGLKNPHCTLEILSLCKCDLSEESCRALSSVLSSTSSRLRELDLSNNNLQDSGVTLLSAGLKNPHCTLEILRLCLCDLSEESCRVLSSVLSSTSSRLRELDLSYNKLQDSGVTLLSAGLKNPHCTLEILRLACCRVTEEGCAALASALRSNSSQLRELDLFANNPGESGVKLLSDLLEDPHCTLDTLDM, encoded by the exons ATGGTGACGTCATTAGAGAAAAACAACACTTGGGTGAGGAAGTGTTTTCTCTCGGCGCAGTTCGGAGCTCCGCTTCTCCGGAACTTTCCTCTTCTGAGCGCCTTCTCTTCTGTCTTTAG CGAAAATAAAAGGCCGAGGAGTAAAAACACGGTGAGAATCATCTGTCCTGCTGGAATCTGGAGAAGAAACATGGGTTCCACCACGAGTGTGCCTGAAAATCAGGACGAGAG cgtgatggagggaaagagatcagactccccagaacccagctgtgcgTCCGAGAACAGTGACGCGTCAATGGAACCTCCAGCTACCTTCAGAGCCGGACACATGTCTGCTTATCCGAT cgtgatggagggaaagagatcagactccccagaacccagctgtgtgtccgaGAACAGTGACGCGTCAATGGAACCTCCAGCTACCTTCAGAGCCGGACACATGTCTGCTTATCCGAT CGTGATGGAGGGAATGAGATCAGACTccccagaacccagctgtgtgtcctttAAGAGTGGCTGGTCAATGGAACCTCCACCTACCTTCGGAACCGGACACAGGTCTGCTTATCTGAG gctgcgTGGGTGTAATCTctcagaggaaagctgtagagctctgtcctcagttctcagctccacctcctccagactgagagaactggacctgagttacaataaactgcaggattcaggagtgaagctgctctctgctggactgaagaacccacactgtacactggagatactgag tctgtgtAAGTGTGATCTctcagaggaaagctgtagagctctgtcctcagttctcagctccacctcctccagactgagagaactggacctgagtaacaataacctgcaggattcaggagtgacgctgctctctgctggactgaagaacccacactgtacactggagatactgag gttgtgtttgtgtgatctctcagaggaaagctgtagagttctgtcctcagttctcagctccacctcctccagactgagagaactggacctgagttacaataaactgcaggattcaggagtgacgctgctctctgctggactgaagaacccacactgtacactggagatactgag ACTGGCGTGCTGCAGAGTTACAGAAGAAGGTTGTGCCGCTttggcttcagctctgagatcaaactcCTCACagctgagagaactggatctgttcgctaataatccaggagaatcaggagtgaagctgctctctgatctactggaggatccacactgtacactggacaCACTGGA CATGTAG
- the LOC108264944 gene encoding NACHT, LRR and PYD domains-containing protein 12 isoform X2, which translates to MVTSLEKNNTWVRKCFLSAQFGAPLLRNFPLLSAFSSVFSENKRPRSKNTVRIICPAGIWRRNMGSTTSVPENQDESVMEGKRSDSPEPSCASENSDASMEPPATFRAGHMSAYPIVMEGKRSDSPEPSCVSENSDASMEPPATFRAGHMSAYPIVMEGMRSDSPEPSCVSFKSGWSMEPPPTFGTGHRSAYLRLRGCNLSEESCRALSSVLSSTSSRLRELDLSYNKLQDSGVKLLSAGLKNPHCTLEILSLCKCDLSEESCRALSSVLSSTSSRLRELDLSNNNLQDSGVTLLSAGLKNPHCTLEILRLACCRVTEEGCAALASALRSNSSQLRELDLFANNPGESGVKLLSDLLEDPHCTLDTLDM; encoded by the exons ATGGTGACGTCATTAGAGAAAAACAACACTTGGGTGAGGAAGTGTTTTCTCTCGGCGCAGTTCGGAGCTCCGCTTCTCCGGAACTTTCCTCTTCTGAGCGCCTTCTCTTCTGTCTTTAG CGAAAATAAAAGGCCGAGGAGTAAAAACACGGTGAGAATCATCTGTCCTGCTGGAATCTGGAGAAGAAACATGGGTTCCACCACGAGTGTGCCTGAAAATCAGGACGAGAG cgtgatggagggaaagagatcagactccccagaacccagctgtgcgTCCGAGAACAGTGACGCGTCAATGGAACCTCCAGCTACCTTCAGAGCCGGACACATGTCTGCTTATCCGAT cgtgatggagggaaagagatcagactccccagaacccagctgtgtgtccgaGAACAGTGACGCGTCAATGGAACCTCCAGCTACCTTCAGAGCCGGACACATGTCTGCTTATCCGAT CGTGATGGAGGGAATGAGATCAGACTccccagaacccagctgtgtgtcctttAAGAGTGGCTGGTCAATGGAACCTCCACCTACCTTCGGAACCGGACACAGGTCTGCTTATCTGAG gctgcgTGGGTGTAATCTctcagaggaaagctgtagagctctgtcctcagttctcagctccacctcctccagactgagagaactggacctgagttacaataaactgcaggattcaggagtgaagctgctctctgctggactgaagaacccacactgtacactggagatactgag tctgtgtAAGTGTGATCTctcagaggaaagctgtagagctctgtcctcagttctcagctccacctcctccagactgagagaactggacctgagtaacaataacctgcaggattcaggagtgacgctgctctctgctggactgaagaacccacactgtacactggagatactgag ACTGGCGTGCTGCAGAGTTACAGAAGAAGGTTGTGCCGCTttggcttcagctctgagatcaaactcCTCACagctgagagaactggatctgttcgctaataatccaggagaatcaggagtgaagctgctctctgatctactggaggatccacactgtacactggacaCACTGGA CATGTAG
- the LOC108264944 gene encoding NACHT, LRR and PYD domains-containing protein 12 isoform X3, translating to MGSTTSVPENQDESVMEGKRSDSPEPSCASENSDASMEPPATFRAGHMSAYPIVMEGKRSDSPEPSCVSENSDASMEPPATFRAGHMSAYPIVMEGMRSDSPEPSCVSFKSGWSMEPPPTFGTGHRSAYLRLRGCNLSEESCRALSSVLSSTSSRLRELDLSYNKLQDSGVKLLSAGLKNPHCTLEILSLCKCDLSEESCRALSSVLSSTSSRLRELDLSNNNLQDSGVTLLSAGLKNPHCTLEILRLCLCDLSEESCRVLSSVLSSTSSRLRELDLSYNKLQDSGVTLLSAGLKNPHCTLEILRLACCRVTEEGCAALASALRSNSSQLRELDLFANNPGESGVKLLSDLLEDPHCTLDTLDM from the exons ATGGGTTCCACCACGAGTGTGCCTGAAAATCAGGACGAGAG cgtgatggagggaaagagatcagactccccagaacccagctgtgcgTCCGAGAACAGTGACGCGTCAATGGAACCTCCAGCTACCTTCAGAGCCGGACACATGTCTGCTTATCCGAT cgtgatggagggaaagagatcagactccccagaacccagctgtgtgtccgaGAACAGTGACGCGTCAATGGAACCTCCAGCTACCTTCAGAGCCGGACACATGTCTGCTTATCCGAT CGTGATGGAGGGAATGAGATCAGACTccccagaacccagctgtgtgtcctttAAGAGTGGCTGGTCAATGGAACCTCCACCTACCTTCGGAACCGGACACAGGTCTGCTTATCTGAG gctgcgTGGGTGTAATCTctcagaggaaagctgtagagctctgtcctcagttctcagctccacctcctccagactgagagaactggacctgagttacaataaactgcaggattcaggagtgaagctgctctctgctggactgaagaacccacactgtacactggagatactgag tctgtgtAAGTGTGATCTctcagaggaaagctgtagagctctgtcctcagttctcagctccacctcctccagactgagagaactggacctgagtaacaataacctgcaggattcaggagtgacgctgctctctgctggactgaagaacccacactgtacactggagatactgag gttgtgtttgtgtgatctctcagaggaaagctgtagagttctgtcctcagttctcagctccacctcctccagactgagagaactggacctgagttacaataaactgcaggattcaggagtgacgctgctctctgctggactgaagaacccacactgtacactggagatactgag ACTGGCGTGCTGCAGAGTTACAGAAGAAGGTTGTGCCGCTttggcttcagctctgagatcaaactcCTCACagctgagagaactggatctgttcgctaataatccaggagaatcaggagtgaagctgctctctgatctactggaggatccacactgtacactggacaCACTGGA CATGTAG